One part of the Hydrogenobacter sp. T-2 genome encodes these proteins:
- a CDS encoding sigma-54 interaction domain-containing protein, translating to MEKGLDFRELTIVNEVAKILSKGFEFTKSLEEVLKVLYSYWDVRHSYVALYSPEIKALKIVKAFGLTEEEAERGIFRKGEGIVGKVYKDGVPVFLSDTKINAYLNKTGLRERLEPGESFVAVPVRVGGEIIGVLAVFKDFGEESVERGVELLLIMGTMIGMLYKLDERISQERQEWEEEKRLLTKALSERYSVEGIVGKSPVVRNLLDLIERIAQTDVNVLITGESGTGKSLVAKAIHFMSKRKEKPFITINCSAIPETLLEAELFGYEKGSFTGAYTSKKGKFELASGGTVFLDEIGDMPLSIQPKILRVIQDKEIERLGSEKTIRVDVRIISATNKNLSELVSQGQFREDLYYRLNVLPIHIPPLRERKEDIPILVDHFLEVFNQRYGKRVRLDPRVIEVFMDYPWPGNVRELENTIERLVILRDGLIREVDLPPYFFARLYDTGPRNMPQVIQSTERDEIIKALEKTGYVKSRAARLLGYTLRQLDYRIKKYQIEIKRY from the coding sequence ATGGAAAAGGGTTTGGACTTCAGGGAGCTTACCATAGTCAATGAAGTTGCCAAGATACTCAGTAAGGGTTTTGAGTTTACAAAAAGTCTTGAGGAGGTTCTAAAGGTTCTCTACTCCTACTGGGATGTAAGACACAGCTATGTGGCACTCTACAGTCCTGAGATAAAGGCTCTAAAGATAGTCAAAGCCTTTGGGTTAACAGAGGAGGAGGCGGAAAGGGGTATCTTTAGAAAGGGTGAGGGTATAGTGGGAAAGGTCTACAAAGACGGCGTGCCTGTCTTTTTGTCAGATACAAAGATAAACGCCTACCTAAACAAAACTGGTCTCAGGGAGAGGCTTGAGCCCGGTGAGAGTTTTGTGGCAGTGCCTGTTAGGGTGGGTGGTGAGATAATCGGCGTGCTTGCGGTCTTTAAGGACTTTGGAGAGGAGAGCGTAGAAAGGGGTGTGGAGCTTTTGCTCATAATGGGGACTATGATAGGCATGCTCTACAAACTGGACGAGAGGATAAGCCAGGAAAGACAAGAGTGGGAGGAGGAAAAGAGACTTCTTACAAAGGCTTTAAGCGAAAGATACAGTGTAGAGGGTATAGTTGGCAAAAGCCCAGTGGTGAGGAACCTTCTTGACCTTATAGAAAGGATTGCACAGACCGACGTGAACGTGCTTATAACCGGCGAGAGTGGGACGGGTAAAAGCCTTGTAGCTAAGGCTATACACTTTATGAGTAAGCGTAAGGAAAAGCCCTTTATAACCATAAACTGCAGTGCCATACCTGAGACACTGCTTGAAGCGGAGCTTTTTGGATACGAAAAGGGTTCATTTACTGGTGCATACACTTCAAAGAAGGGAAAGTTTGAGCTTGCAAGCGGTGGAACCGTTTTCCTTGATGAGATAGGGGACATGCCTCTTTCTATTCAGCCCAAGATACTCAGAGTAATACAAGACAAGGAAATAGAAAGGCTTGGCAGTGAAAAAACCATAAGGGTGGACGTGCGTATTATCTCCGCTACAAATAAGAACCTCTCTGAGCTTGTCTCTCAAGGACAGTTTAGGGAAGACCTATACTACAGGCTAAACGTACTTCCAATTCATATTCCGCCTCTAAGAGAAAGAAAGGAGGATATACCCATACTGGTAGACCACTTTCTGGAGGTTTTCAATCAAAGATATGGCAAAAGGGTCAGGCTTGACCCAAGGGTCATTGAAGTTTTTATGGATTATCCTTGGCCTGGTAACGTAAGGGAGCTGGAAAACACTATAGAACGGCTCGTGATACTCAGAGATGGTTTGATAAGAGAAGTGGACTTACCACCCTACTTTTTTGCAAGGCTTTATGACACAGGTCCCAGAAATATGCCACAGGTTATACAAAGCACGGAAAGGGATGAGATAATAAAAGCTCTTGAAAAGACAGGTTATGTGAAATCCAGAGCGGCAAGGCTTTTGGGATATACCCTGCGTCAGCTTGACTATAGGATAAAAAAGTATCAGATTGAGATAAAGAGGTATTAG
- a CDS encoding metal ABC transporter substrate-binding protein, translating to MLVIILTVFLISTLGYAKDLLMASSYPIYYPLKYLAGDRFEVDVLIRSQADPHHYELKPDDIRRLQRARAFLYLGLERWERRVANTVGKGRAYPLAQGLTLIRSGKGYDPHLWLSPKAYMGVVENIQKVLSQLDPAGSEQYKRRASEYMERLRALDKEYREVLSTCKTRTLVITHLSTAYLGRDYGLETVGLRGVHAEEEPKPSEIRRMVERARKAKVGVVFAELGHDEKLAKRIAQEVGARVLPFNSSLFPEERNDDYFSIMRRNLERLSEGLECQRK from the coding sequence ATGTTGGTGATTATCCTAACAGTGTTTCTTATCTCCACCTTAGGCTATGCTAAGGACCTTTTGATGGCTTCCTCCTATCCTATATACTATCCCTTGAAGTATTTGGCGGGCGACAGGTTTGAGGTGGATGTGCTTATAAGGTCTCAGGCAGACCCTCATCACTACGAGCTAAAGCCCGATGACATCAGAAGGCTCCAGAGGGCAAGGGCTTTTCTGTATTTAGGTTTAGAGAGGTGGGAAAGGAGAGTAGCCAATACAGTGGGAAAGGGCAGAGCTTACCCACTCGCACAGGGTTTAACGCTTATAAGGTCAGGAAAGGGCTACGACCCACACCTTTGGCTCTCTCCCAAGGCATACATGGGAGTGGTGGAAAACATACAAAAGGTTTTGTCTCAATTAGACCCAGCTGGTTCTGAACAATACAAGAGGAGAGCAAGTGAGTATATGGAAAGGCTAAGGGCTTTGGATAAGGAATACAGGGAAGTGCTTTCCACGTGTAAGACAAGAACCTTGGTGATTACCCACCTCTCTACCGCATACTTGGGAAGGGACTATGGACTTGAAACGGTGGGTTTAAGGGGCGTGCATGCAGAAGAAGAACCAAAGCCCTCAGAGATAAGGCGTATGGTAGAGAGAGCGAGGAAAGCTAAGGTGGGTGTTGTTTTTGCAGAGTTGGGGCACGACGAGAAGCTTGCAAAAAGAATAGCACAAGAGGTGGGTGCAAGGGTCTTACCCTTTAACTCATCTCTCTTTCCGGAAGAGAGAAATGACGACTACTTTTCTATTATGAGAAGAAACCTAGAGAGGCTTTCAGAGGGGCTTGAGTGCCAGAGAAAGTAG
- a CDS encoding YqhA family protein yields the protein MDRFVKAFVERGKAIAVLPALSLFISAVFLGFYGVYLSFETLYKVFTDPEYLDTAILSTKFIAVMDIHLLSVILYIFAVGLYELFVGKLNVPDWLKIESIDQLKAKLASVIILILAITFTKNVVKWKEPLETLLFGIAIAIVVGVLIFYYRVKEEH from the coding sequence ATGGACAGGTTCGTGAAGGCTTTTGTGGAGAGAGGCAAGGCAATTGCGGTGCTTCCAGCCTTGAGCCTTTTTATAAGTGCGGTTTTTCTTGGCTTTTATGGTGTTTATCTTTCCTTTGAAACCCTCTACAAGGTCTTTACAGACCCAGAGTATTTGGATACCGCCATACTTTCCACTAAGTTTATAGCGGTTATGGACATACACTTACTTTCGGTGATACTCTACATCTTTGCGGTAGGTCTTTATGAGCTCTTTGTAGGAAAGTTAAACGTTCCAGATTGGTTAAAGATTGAAAGCATAGACCAGCTCAAGGCTAAGCTGGCAAGCGTAATAATCCTCATACTTGCCATAACCTTTACAAAAAACGTGGTAAAGTGGAAAGAGCCTCTTGAAACCCTTCTCTTTGGTATAGCTATTGCCATAGTGGTTGGCGTGCTTATCTTTTATTACAGGGTAAAAGAAGAGCATTGA
- a CDS encoding aldo/keto reductase, whose amino-acid sequence MKNFLNLELSELGVGTYLGELDQRTSQGYKEVIKTALQSGINVVDTAIVYRYMKSERDIGEVLREVPRDKVIVSTKGGYVPYDVDSGIDPKDYFYENFVNTGIIKLEEMTPQGHYLSAKFIEWCLNKSLENMNTDYVDIYFLHNPEEQLNFFDRKTFNTKIRECFEYLESEVKRGRVRYYGLATWGSFRVSPASMQYLNLSELLSFAEEVAGQEHHFRFIQLPYNLGMPEAYTLKNQEVKGQRLSTLEACERLGVYTYISASIYQGRVIGRVPEELKQRLKVEKDVHASLQFVLSTPGVGTALVGMSKLEHLEENLQILSVPRLSEREFLSLFK is encoded by the coding sequence ATGAAAAACTTCTTGAACCTTGAACTTTCTGAGCTTGGTGTAGGCACGTATCTTGGAGAGCTTGACCAGAGGACCTCTCAGGGATACAAAGAGGTTATAAAGACTGCCCTTCAGAGTGGTATAAATGTGGTGGATACCGCCATAGTCTACAGATACATGAAAAGCGAAAGGGACATAGGAGAAGTGCTAAGAGAAGTTCCAAGAGATAAGGTAATTGTGTCCACAAAGGGTGGCTATGTGCCTTACGATGTGGACTCAGGGATTGACCCAAAGGACTACTTTTACGAGAACTTTGTAAACACAGGAATAATAAAGTTGGAGGAAATGACACCTCAGGGGCATTACCTGTCTGCCAAGTTCATTGAGTGGTGTCTTAACAAAAGCCTTGAAAACATGAACACAGACTACGTGGATATTTATTTTCTCCACAACCCAGAGGAACAGCTTAACTTCTTTGACAGAAAGACCTTTAATACAAAGATAAGGGAGTGTTTTGAGTATCTTGAGTCTGAGGTAAAGAGGGGTAGAGTAAGGTATTATGGGCTTGCCACATGGGGAAGCTTTAGGGTTTCTCCTGCAAGCATGCAGTATCTAAACCTTTCTGAGCTCCTAAGCTTCGCGGAAGAAGTGGCAGGTCAAGAGCACCACTTTAGGTTTATTCAACTACCTTATAACCTCGGAATGCCAGAAGCCTACACTTTGAAAAACCAAGAGGTAAAGGGTCAGAGGCTCTCCACCCTTGAAGCCTGCGAAAGGCTTGGTGTATACACTTACATAAGTGCCAGCATATATCAAGGCAGGGTTATAGGAAGAGTTCCAGAGGAGCTAAAGCAAAGGCTCAAGGTTGAAAAGGACGTGCATGCGAGCCTTCAGTTTGTCCTTAGCACTCCCGGTGTTGGCACTGCCCTTGTGGGTATGAGCAAGTTGGAGCACTTGGAGGAAAACCTTCAGATATTAAGCGTGCCAAGGCTAAGTGAGAGGGAGTTTTTAAGCCTTTTTAAATAG
- a CDS encoding c-type cytochrome biogenesis protein CcmI/CycH yields the protein MLQFLVLFVSLLLACQPLPKEVPLEKYRNQFIEGEVVLDEALKDKVPKGNTFLIISVRDLENPMPLAVLRVKNPKLPYKFKITGKHKLSHDRIMEGLVIITARLSASEGAEAQKGDLIGFANAQVGTRGVIIKINSEVE from the coding sequence ATGTTACAATTCCTCGTTCTTTTTGTGTCTTTGCTCCTTGCCTGTCAACCTTTGCCAAAGGAAGTGCCTCTTGAAAAGTATAGAAATCAGTTTATAGAGGGTGAGGTTGTTCTTGATGAGGCTCTCAAGGACAAAGTTCCAAAGGGAAACACCTTTCTTATAATATCTGTTAGAGACCTTGAAAATCCCATGCCTTTGGCAGTCTTGAGGGTGAAAAACCCAAAGCTACCCTACAAGTTCAAGATAACAGGCAAGCACAAGCTAAGCCACGATAGAATCATGGAAGGACTGGTTATAATAACTGCCAGATTGAGTGCTTCTGAAGGGGCGGAGGCTCAAAAGGGAGACCTCATTGGCTTTGCTAACGCACAGGTTGGAACGAGGGGTGTGATAATAAAAATAAACTCAGAGGTGGAATGA
- a CDS encoding metal ABC transporter ATP-binding protein, which yields MPEKVVEVKNLHFSYREDEPLIENLSFYVEKGEFFGVLGPNGAGKSTLLRILLGFTKPQGGEVRLFGESLDNFNQWGRIGYVPQRFSVEKSFAGNVGELLRAVAPKERVGWVIAFLHLENLLNRPFVKLSGGEQQKVLLALALTTNPDLLVLDEPMTGLDIHAQEHIEHILKEVAKDRTVIVVSHDVGFVLRNAKRILCIGMPFCRVIKPEEFQDLVRELYRLHP from the coding sequence GTGCCAGAGAAAGTAGTAGAGGTCAAAAACCTGCACTTTAGCTACAGGGAGGATGAGCCTCTTATTGAAAACTTGAGCTTTTATGTGGAAAAGGGGGAGTTTTTTGGAGTTCTTGGACCAAACGGTGCAGGAAAGAGCACGCTCTTAAGAATTTTACTTGGCTTTACAAAGCCTCAAGGGGGAGAGGTAAGGCTCTTTGGTGAGAGCTTAGATAACTTCAATCAGTGGGGTAGGATAGGCTACGTGCCTCAAAGGTTTTCTGTAGAAAAATCCTTTGCAGGTAATGTGGGGGAGCTTCTAAGAGCGGTCGCACCCAAAGAAAGGGTAGGTTGGGTTATAGCCTTTTTACACCTTGAAAACCTGCTAAATAGACCCTTCGTGAAGCTCTCTGGTGGAGAACAGCAAAAGGTTTTGCTCGCTCTTGCTCTTACCACAAACCCAGACCTTTTGGTCCTTGATGAGCCCATGACTGGTCTTGACATACACGCTCAAGAACATATAGAGCATATCCTAAAGGAGGTAGCAAAGGATAGAACAGTGATAGTGGTGTCTCATGACGTGGGCTTTGTGCTTAGGAACGCAAAAAGGATTCTGTGTATTGGTATGCCCTTCTGCAGGGTCATAAAGCCTGAGGAGTTTCAAGACCTTGTAAGAGAACTCTACAGATTGCATCCTTAA
- a CDS encoding N-glycosylase/DNA lyase: MFEELQELKGKIKPYVDKRLSEFKELGRTGKTTFDFRPFANYSYEADIFSELCFCLLTANSSALMGIKLQSLIGIEGFISMSLEELEKTISSVGHRFARQRAERIVKAREKFERIRELLSGSKEGKVIRDLLSDTCSKYKVEGFGIKEASHFLRNIGFEDVAIVDRHIFRYLKEKALLPDYKTITRRIYLEAERRLEEICQRLGMSQGELDLYIFYHKTGKVLK, from the coding sequence GTGTTTGAGGAATTGCAGGAGCTAAAGGGCAAAATAAAGCCTTACGTGGACAAGAGGCTATCTGAATTCAAGGAGCTTGGAAGGACTGGAAAAACTACCTTTGACTTTAGACCCTTTGCCAACTACTCTTATGAGGCGGACATATTCTCTGAGCTCTGCTTTTGTCTTCTTACTGCCAACTCCTCAGCTCTTATGGGTATAAAACTACAGAGCCTCATAGGGATAGAAGGCTTTATAAGTATGAGCCTTGAGGAGCTTGAAAAGACCATATCTTCTGTAGGACATCGTTTTGCCCGTCAGAGGGCGGAAAGAATAGTGAAGGCAAGGGAAAAGTTTGAAAGGATTAGGGAGCTCCTTTCCGGCTCAAAGGAAGGGAAGGTTATAAGAGACCTGCTAAGCGATACCTGTTCCAAATACAAGGTGGAAGGGTTTGGCATAAAGGAGGCTTCTCACTTTCTGAGGAACATAGGCTTTGAAGATGTGGCAATAGTGGACAGACACATTTTTAGATATCTTAAAGAAAAGGCTCTCCTACCAGACTATAAAACCATTACAAGACGCATATACCTTGAGGCAGAAAGAAGGCTTGAGGAAATATGCCAAAGGCTTGGAATGTCTCAAGGAGAGCTTGACTTGTATATTTTTTACCACAAGACGGGGAAGGTGTTAAAATAG
- a CDS encoding AAA family ATPase: MLVRLSLENFFFIKGEELYFDRGLTVITGETGTGKSLTVSSLLFLMGREGEYPEGTCVEAELDLGEEQVVLRREIVKGRSKYYLNGRGSTRRVVEEVLSSNILLQGQNDRTKILRVDFQREVYDRFVGCVELRRAVEGAYEEVLELEEKLKSINQRKIEREVRKRLISEEIKQIEEVGLKPEEYEFVKKRIEEINLAERVNNIVFQGLSNLERSMEGLRELKRALRELLNIGVLQDKTQSFQLLEDYLVDLERELKSKVISYSQEELDQLNEKVYKVQRLERKYRKDYRDIYGYMLMLREELDKLQEEENTELLERGLNLKRDELYRLYEELSKKRLLAREEFEKKVMEYLKSMGLEGASFRVSFERKEGRYGREQVRFLFSSYGKEERDISEVASGGEISRLSLALFMLSPPAQTYVLDEVDTGISGITSIKLAKLLKELSKKTQLIVITHSPAIASASDKHFTTKREAMGDIPLIRVVELSEEEKIEEIARLMGAVNSKTVEGARELIKEVCGV, from the coding sequence ATGCTTGTGAGGTTAAGCCTTGAAAACTTCTTCTTTATAAAAGGTGAGGAGCTATACTTTGACAGAGGGCTCACTGTTATAACTGGGGAGACTGGGACTGGAAAGTCCCTTACGGTTTCTTCTTTGCTTTTTCTAATGGGTAGAGAAGGTGAATATCCAGAGGGAACTTGTGTAGAAGCGGAGCTTGACCTTGGGGAGGAGCAGGTTGTCTTAAGAAGGGAGATAGTCAAAGGCAGGAGTAAGTATTATCTGAACGGGAGGGGTAGCACAAGAAGGGTGGTGGAAGAAGTTTTGAGTTCTAACATACTTCTTCAGGGTCAAAATGACAGGACGAAAATCTTAAGGGTGGACTTTCAGAGGGAAGTCTACGACCGCTTTGTGGGTTGTGTGGAACTAAGAAGAGCTGTAGAAGGAGCTTACGAGGAGGTCTTGGAGCTTGAAGAGAAACTAAAAAGCATAAACCAAAGGAAAATTGAAAGAGAGGTGAGAAAAAGGCTCATATCTGAAGAAATAAAACAAATAGAAGAGGTAGGGCTAAAGCCAGAGGAGTATGAGTTTGTGAAAAAAAGGATTGAGGAGATAAACTTAGCAGAGAGGGTAAACAACATTGTATTTCAGGGGCTATCTAACCTTGAGAGGTCTATGGAGGGTCTGAGGGAATTGAAAAGGGCACTGAGGGAACTATTGAATATTGGAGTTTTGCAGGACAAAACCCAATCTTTTCAGCTTCTTGAGGATTACCTCGTAGACCTTGAAAGAGAGCTAAAGTCAAAGGTAATATCTTATAGCCAAGAGGAGCTTGACCAACTTAACGAAAAGGTATACAAGGTCCAAAGGCTTGAGAGGAAATACAGAAAGGACTACAGGGACATATACGGGTATATGCTAATGCTGAGAGAGGAGCTTGACAAACTTCAGGAAGAGGAAAACACGGAGCTCTTAGAAAGGGGATTAAACTTAAAAAGGGATGAGCTTTACAGACTATATGAGGAGCTTAGTAAGAAGAGGCTCTTGGCAAGGGAAGAGTTTGAGAAAAAGGTAATGGAATACCTGAAAAGTATGGGGCTTGAGGGTGCGAGCTTTAGGGTCTCCTTTGAGAGAAAGGAGGGAAGGTATGGCAGGGAACAGGTGAGGTTTTTGTTCTCTTCTTATGGAAAGGAGGAAAGGGACATATCTGAGGTGGCATCTGGTGGTGAAATATCAAGGCTTTCTCTTGCTCTCTTCATGCTCTCTCCACCTGCTCAGACCTACGTGTTGGACGAGGTGGACACTGGCATAAGCGGTATAACTTCCATAAAACTTGCCAAGCTCCTCAAGGAGCTTTCAAAGAAAACCCAGCTCATAGTCATAACCCACTCGCCTGCCATAGCCAGTGCATCAGACAAGCACTTTACTACCAAAAGGGAAGCCATGGGAGATATTCCTCTTATTAGGGTAGTAGAGCTTTCTGAGGAAGAAAAAATTGAAGAAATAGCCAGGCTTATGGGGGCGGTAAACAGCAAAACAGTGGAAGGGGCAAGAGAGCTTATAAAGGAGGTCTGCGGTGTTTGA
- a CDS encoding bacteriohemerythrin yields MVLELTEDLKTGVEEMDKDHQMLVDYLNEVYTLLKEGKKEQAIRIFKEELLHYVNWHLTREEKFMEAIGYPEFERHKKAHDMFKKVILDLLPKVGSGDVEAFRESLALSWGWLAGHIGKVDKKYGEYAREKGLI; encoded by the coding sequence ATGGTTTTGGAACTTACAGAAGACCTAAAAACTGGTGTGGAGGAGATGGACAAGGACCACCAAATGCTCGTGGACTACCTTAACGAGGTTTACACACTCCTAAAAGAGGGCAAAAAAGAACAAGCTATTAGGATTTTTAAAGAGGAGCTACTCCATTATGTGAACTGGCATCTTACAAGGGAGGAAAAATTTATGGAGGCTATCGGATATCCAGAGTTTGAAAGACATAAGAAGGCTCACGATATGTTTAAAAAAGTCATACTTGACCTACTACCAAAGGTAGGGAGCGGAGATGTGGAGGCTTTTAGAGAATCCTTAGCCCTTTCCTGGGGATGGCTCGCAGGACATATAGGAAAGGTAGACAAAAAATACGGAGAGTATGCAAGGGAGAAGGGTTTGATATAA
- a CDS encoding ADP-ribose-binding protein: MIEISVVQGSLLEVQADAIVNPANSLGLMGGGVAGVIKRFGGEEIEKEAVSKAPIPVGSAVLTSAGKLPFKGVIHAPTMEEPAMETTEEKVRRAVRAVLELADRMGFESIAMPGMGTGVGRLPKDVSARAMIEEIRNFQPKNLKKVVLVDLDTQMVEEWKGLL; encoded by the coding sequence ATGATAGAGATAAGTGTAGTCCAGGGAAGTCTCCTTGAGGTTCAGGCGGATGCCATAGTAAACCCTGCCAACTCTCTTGGTCTTATGGGTGGCGGTGTGGCTGGAGTGATAAAAAGGTTTGGTGGTGAGGAGATAGAGAAGGAGGCAGTTTCAAAAGCTCCTATACCTGTAGGTTCTGCGGTCTTGACCTCTGCAGGAAAACTGCCTTTTAAGGGCGTAATACACGCGCCTACTATGGAAGAACCTGCTATGGAAACCACAGAGGAAAAGGTAAGAAGAGCGGTAAGGGCGGTTTTGGAGCTTGCGGATAGGATGGGTTTTGAAAGCATTGCCATGCCTGGTATGGGAACGGGTGTGGGAAGACTTCCAAAGGATGTGTCCGCAAGAGCCATGATTGAGGAAATAAGGAATTTTCAACCAAAGAACCTCAAAAAGGTCGTACTTGTAGACCTTGATACGCAGATGGTAGAAGAGTGGAAAGGGCTTCTGTGA
- a CDS encoding DnaA ATPase domain-containing protein translates to MRNFLLFVENRDRFAVGLFRQFKIEETPSRVLIITPTLEQKRWVLEYIRARLYDYGKEILVKSQEEGKRQEEELTKDGLLSSFSFDNFVVGKSNQLAYKVCLEVSKNPGVYSPLFIYGGVGLGKTHLLHAVGNRSKSLGYKAIYRQALEFSEEMIKSLKNGKIEDFRKTYSNVDILLLDDVQFLSSKERTQIELFRVFEVLQSKEKQIVFVSDRHPKDIRDVSERLLSRFASGLILEIGLDAETKLSIIRHKLLLFGLPTDKRYIDYVMENTGYSVREIEGFIKTLKFTGIREEDSTKTACKEEDLVRHVAKYFSLRPEDLKRETKERKVLKARQTAMYLCRTLLHMSYSEIARLFGKPDHTSALYSIKKVEEKKQQDRKFAYMLEMLEKSVKKHLGLN, encoded by the coding sequence ATGAGGAACTTTTTACTTTTTGTGGAAAACAGAGACAGGTTTGCGGTGGGGCTTTTTAGACAGTTCAAGATTGAGGAAACACCCAGCAGGGTCCTTATAATCACGCCTACCCTTGAGCAGAAAAGGTGGGTGCTTGAATACATAAGGGCAAGGCTCTATGACTACGGAAAGGAAATATTGGTAAAATCTCAGGAAGAGGGTAAAAGGCAGGAAGAGGAGCTCACAAAGGACGGTCTTTTGTCCTCTTTTAGCTTTGATAACTTTGTGGTGGGAAAGTCCAACCAGCTCGCATACAAGGTGTGTCTTGAGGTTTCTAAAAATCCGGGTGTATATAGCCCTCTCTTTATATACGGCGGTGTGGGTCTTGGCAAAACTCACCTTTTACATGCGGTAGGTAATAGGTCAAAATCCTTAGGTTATAAGGCTATATATAGACAGGCATTGGAGTTTTCTGAGGAGATGATAAAAAGCCTCAAGAACGGGAAAATAGAGGATTTTAGGAAGACCTATTCCAACGTGGATATATTGCTTTTGGATGATGTGCAGTTTCTCTCTAGCAAGGAGAGAACACAGATAGAACTATTTAGAGTATTTGAAGTCCTGCAATCTAAAGAAAAGCAGATAGTGTTTGTAAGCGATAGGCATCCAAAGGATATAAGAGATGTATCTGAGAGGCTTTTGAGTAGGTTTGCAAGCGGTCTCATCTTAGAAATAGGGCTTGATGCAGAAACAAAACTATCTATAATAAGGCATAAGCTACTACTTTTTGGACTTCCTACAGACAAAAGGTATATAGACTACGTTATGGAAAATACCGGCTACAGCGTAAGGGAGATAGAGGGCTTTATAAAAACCTTAAAGTTTACTGGCATACGGGAAGAAGACTCTACAAAAACAGCCTGCAAGGAAGAAGACTTAGTAAGACATGTGGCTAAATACTTCAGCCTTAGACCTGAAGACCTAAAGAGGGAAACAAAGGAAAGAAAGGTTCTAAAGGCAAGGCAGACCGCCATGTATCTTTGCAGAACTCTTCTGCATATGTCCTATTCAGAAATAGCAAGACTTTTTGGAAAACCAGACCACACCTCTGCTCTATACTCCATAAAAAAGGTAGAGGAGAAAAAACAGCAAGACAGGAAGTTTGCCTACATGCTTGAGATGTTGGAAAAGAGCGTCAAAAAACATCTGGGCTTAAATTAA
- a CDS encoding succinate dehydrogenase/fumarate reductase iron-sulfur subunit, producing MKVRIKRHPKGVEEFEVEVSQKITLLELLYKVKEELDPTLAFRSMCRAGICGTCAVKLNGKPVLACSTWVSGEDILVEPIDRFSVIKDLVVENESMEKKLKVAKIWLRVGKEGISLHEEVNRKTSRSWDCILCGVCDSVCPVLSESELFGGPLSLTRLYKYLHDPRNMDYEATLKTLQNLKPELCTHCMNCSYACPKRLMPEGLIREEENLLVEKGLLQRQVGGFDFLSF from the coding sequence GTGAAAGTCAGAATAAAGAGGCATCCTAAAGGTGTTGAGGAGTTTGAAGTTGAGGTTTCTCAGAAGATAACCCTCCTTGAGCTTTTGTATAAAGTTAAAGAGGAACTTGACCCTACCCTCGCTTTTAGGAGTATGTGTAGGGCGGGTATATGTGGCACCTGCGCGGTAAAGCTCAATGGAAAGCCAGTCCTTGCATGCTCCACATGGGTTTCTGGAGAGGACATACTTGTTGAACCCATTGACCGTTTCTCCGTAATAAAAGACTTGGTAGTCGAAAATGAGAGTATGGAAAAGAAACTAAAAGTTGCTAAGATATGGCTAAGGGTTGGCAAAGAAGGTATAAGTTTGCACGAAGAGGTGAACCGTAAAACCTCAAGGAGTTGGGATTGTATACTCTGCGGTGTATGTGATAGTGTATGTCCTGTGCTATCAGAAAGTGAGCTTTTTGGTGGTCCTCTGAGCCTCACAAGGTTATACAAATACCTTCATGACCCAAGAAATATGGACTACGAAGCTACTTTGAAAACTTTGCAAAACCTAAAGCCAGAGCTTTGCACCCACTGTATGAACTGCTCTTATGCCTGTCCCAAAAGGCTTATGCCAGAGGGTCTAATAAGAGAGGAAGAAAACCTACTTGTGGAAAAGGGTCTGCTCCAAAGGCAGGTGGGTGGCTTTGACTTTTTGAGTTTTTGA